A part of Aegilops tauschii subsp. strangulata cultivar AL8/78 chromosome 2, Aet v6.0, whole genome shotgun sequence genomic DNA contains:
- the LOC109778851 gene encoding heavy metal-associated isoprenylated plant protein 27, translated as MGIVDVVSEYCSLPRSRRHMKRRKQFQTVEMKVRIDCEGCERKVKKALDDMKGVSSVEVIPKQNKVTVTGYVDPAKVMRRVAYKTGKRVEPWPYVPYDVVAHPYAPGAYDKRAPAGYVRNVMSDPSAAPLARASSTEARYTAAFSDENPNACSVM; from the exons ATGGGCATCGTGGACGTGGTGTCGGAGTACTGCTCGCTGCCGCGGAGTCGGCGGCACATGAAGAGGCGGAAGCAGTTCCAGACGGTGGAGATGAAGGTCCGGATCGACTGCGAGGGCTGCGAGCGCAAGGTCAAGAAGGCCCTCGACGACATGAAAG GCGTGAGCTCGGTGGAGGTGATCCCGAAGCAGAACAAGGTGACGGTGACGGGGTACGTGGACCCGGCCAAGGTGATGCGGCGGGTGGCGTACAAGACCGGCAAGCGGGTGGAGCCGTGGCCCTACGTGCCGTACGACGTGGTGGCGCACCCCTACGCGCCGGGCGCCTACGACAAGCGCGCCCCCGCCGGCTACGTCCGCAACGTCATGAGCGACCCCTCCGCCGCGCCGCTCGCCCGGGCCTCCTCCACCGAGGCCAGGTACACCGCCGCATTCAGCGACGAGAACCCCAACGCATGCTCCGTCATGTAG